TCAACATGTTGATCAGATCCAGGCAGAGACTTGATGTCAAGAGGTATAATTCTTCCCTAAAAAGACTCAACTAGTGTCAGAACTTCAATTCTATCAGTGAACACCAAAGCTTTAATTGTTCTTAATATTTTGTATATAACAGCTCTTCAAAGGAgcactgaaatacacacagtatGGTTTCTTTTAGGGGACaatattattaaaatatttaatttgtctgCCTTTCAGACATCTTAGAACCATAAGAAAACTAAAAGATTTTCAAGACAGGAAAAAAATGGTTTGGACCAACTTAAAATACACAATAACAGTTTTGTTCACTCAGGTGTCAAAAGTTTAcactataaatatatattataaatgaATACTTAATCAAATGTTATGATGACCACTCTTCGTGGGAATAAGGGTAGACATtgttcaatgtttttgtgcCAGTAcaatttgaggaaaaaaaagcaaatgggagattttttcatcttttttgccTTCtgctttaaagacaaaaagtatcgtaagtttttttttctgatttttttgacgaacacatttactgttttttgtctctgtgagCCAGTTTGTTGTTAGATTGAGGTTTTTATGGGCACAAAAGAGAAGTAAGCCCTCTTATttatctgtaaaaaataaagtcttaatagatttttaattatttaattgtgTAACGTGGAAGTGTAGAAAAATGCAGTTTTCTATTTACCTCTTGTGAATCTGAGCATGTCTTTAAATCACTGCCCTCCTTGATCGCAGCACTCCTAACTCTGACTCTTCCAACCCTGTAAACAAATATTATTAAACAGACACCTCGGAGGGAACATTCATTATCACGTTGATGACCTCCATCGTGACTTAATTGCCATCGCTGGACTGTAACACTGGGACACAGCTCGTCTATGATGCTAAAAAACAAAGGAGCACATCCCCTCAGCACATGTCGCCCAAAGTAATTCAATCaatatgaacagaaaaaaaaaaaatcatcagtgAGTCAATTATGCACAGCAGCCTCTTTTCATGTGAAGCACCGGCATAATTAAACTGACATCAAATATCATTAGAGGTGACAGGCTGCTAAAAGACGAGATAATAGAGTGCGATATGAGAAAGCGCTCCCTCTGTGGAATGCTGCCACCCAGTGGCGGAAGTTGGTATTTATCTGCAAACAGGTGATTTCTTCCAAGAACACAAAGAAGGTTGATGAATTTAACTGATACATTATTCACATTTATTGATCAAAGTGATTTACAGATTCGTCCTAAAGGATAAATTCCTATCCTTATTATTGTTCCTGAACTGTACAATATTGTAAGAGTATGCTATTTAAATGAGAGAAATAACACAATCTACCTATTTCAGAGTATTCTgcgaaaaacaaagaaattaagTTACTGATCTCAGGCATAGAAGACCTACTGAAGGCACTGAAATATCAAGTTCAAAgaataatgtttgaaaaaaataattttcataTTGCAACTTACGGATCAGATATGTTAACAgcattttatgatttatgacgtcttcccccccaaaaaagcaaAAGAGGACAATATTGACAAAGgataggtgtcagacaaagaaacagatgTTTCTTCATCTTATATATAGAAAGGtctgtttgaaagaaaaataacatttaataaaacTATCATTGCACCGGATAAGCTTTAATCCCAAAGTTGGTGAAATGGAACCAGTAACATCGAGCAAAGTCAGGGTTATCAAGGACAAACATctgaaactgcaaaaaaaaacaaaaaaaaactataatacAAGCTGACCTACAGTCAGAGCATCTCACAAAAGTcttataaagaaaaataatgtgGAGTGTAACACAGCAGAGTGAAATCACTGGTTTCAGTAGTCATACTCTTTATCAATGAACTTAGCCATAGTGGACAGCTGGACATTTGTGGTGCCCTCATAAATGGTACCTGGAGAAAATGgacacaaaaacagagcatTAGTATAAATTCCTGCAGTACAAAACAAGGTCAATTTAGTCAAACTCCTGCTGAAGAGATCATGAATGTGCAGCTTTCACTCTCAGGAGACAAAGGGCTTTTTATTAAGCAGCTCAGTCTGCCAAAAGCCCCAGCAAGGAGCCGTAATCGTTTTGATGACAGGAAAAGTGACATTTTGCCCTGGCAGCTTCCTTGGCTGTGTGTTGGTCTAATGGCACTCTGAGGGGTCAGACGGGGGAATTCCTGCAGAGTCTGATTACAGCCACTCCTCCTGCCCACCCACCACTCTCGTCCAATCACGGACAACCTCACCTGACCTTCCTGCAGCCCTCATGAGCTCTGTCCTCTCCACATTTATAGCATCAGCACTACCAACGAAACCAATCGAAACAACAGTGCAACAAGTACAGTGTGCAAACACAAGTCAACGTTGGGGGAGTCATGCTCACCGATTTTACAGTCTCTGTAGTATTTCTCTATGGGGTAGTCTTTGGTGAAGCCTACCCCTCCCATCCATTCGATGCATTTAGATGTGGTTAAAGTTGCAACCTGAgggaaaaataacaacatattACATTGACTATAATGCTGAAAATCACATACCAACAAAGCATTTAGATTAGAAAATAGAGCCAGACTGATATGGGACTTTTCAGAACGATAACTTCAGTAATTAATGTGAAGTCAAATTCACCTAATACCAATATGGTTGCTGATGTTCGTGAAAATTTGAGCAGTATagagaaaacatattttctatttAGACTGTGCATTGATTCATTCTAGGTTATCATCAAGAATTTTCCATTTGAAACAACTTTAGTCCAGATGTTTTGCTGcgatgtgctgcagacagtgctaaGAGTATTTTAAAGTGAGGATGAAAGAagccctcttcttttttttgtttgttgcaaaagTGCCGTAACTacgctcagccgtcatcacgccTTTGTACATTCATAATGATTGGCGCAGCCGgagctccacaaacacacacagatattacGTATATACACTTGCACGGCGCTGCGCTCCCCCACGTGCTCAGCTGATCTTGTCTCACctctgtaacacctctgttactGACTTTGAAGACGgtaagggggaggggggggggggggacacaagGGCATATTCTTGCATATATATTTAGATATTGCAGCTTGAAACAGCATTGCTTACTGCAGTCAGTGCTACCAAACCTTTCTACGCACCGAAAAAGTGAATATACATTTGAATTGTTATCAAACATCAAACCCAATAGAATGGACCTACACATACTTTTTCTCACCAAAGGACGCTTGAATCGACTATCAAGTGTTGTTATCGTGATTTTAGTTCAAatgtgcaaatctaattttgacaacctcacaGCAGCAACCTCAGtgagtaaacaaaaaaaaaacacaaaaatgtcattATGATGAGAGAAATCAAACTTAATTACACagataatagaaaaaaaaattgatctgttttttttttttaaagatgaacatGTCCCTGATAATAACTTCAGATGTAATGGTAGTTAAAAATGCCCaggccctaaaaaaaaaacatcaattgaATCCATgcaaacatcaaacatcacCTCCGAGGTGAAGTATTTGGCCATGCAGGCCTCCTTAATGAAAGGGCGCCCGGCTTCCTTCAGTCTTGCAGCGTTGTATGTCAGCAGCCGAGCAGCTTCAAGCTGTGTCGCTACGTGGGCAATTTGGTGCTGCATGCCCTGCAATGCAAAGAGAACCATAAAGACGTTATTGTACAACTTCTATACTCACAAACATGTTATCTTAGAGTGAAAGGAACACATTGTGGGATTTTGTACCTGGAAGTCAAAGATCCGTTTTCCAAACTGCACCCTCTGCCTGGTGTAAGGAACAGTGTTGTCAAAGCAGCCCTGCGCCAGCCCAAtcatctgaaacacacagagacaaagtcagCACAAACTATTTCATTGAAATAAGCACATTCAGcttgttttaaatcatttaaataaacgTTGTAATGCTTTTACCTGAGCGGCAATTCCAATCCTGCCCTCATTCAACATCCCAATAGCATACTTGTACCCATGACCGACCTGTCCCAAAATGTTCTTCTCTGGTACCTACAATGGACGGCACAGCGTTAGTCGAGGTCAAAGTTGGACACGCTAAGATATGGCTGGGGTACAAAGTGACTGCTCGAGCGGCACCTTGACATTATCGAAGTTGAGCGGGCAGGTGGAGGACGCTCTCAGGCCGAGCTTGTTCTCTTTCTTGCCAATCTCGAGACCCTCCGTGTCCCGGTCCACGATGAAGCAGGTGATGCCTCTGTATCCCTGGCAGTCAAACACGAGGGTGACAACATTTGTGAAAGTGAAATCAGTGAAATGTGATgtaatacaatacaaaatatgTATGACAAAATGTGTTACACAGGCCCTGATTTAACTCTTAGGGGTTAATCATTTGAGGTGGGACATTTTAACAGCCGATCCGTGTTTAACAATGACCAGCTATCAGAGTTTTAATTGCAAACTGTCTCTGTTATCTAAGATTTTGTAATcctgtatttttacattcacagAGAAGTTATGGATCCGACAATATACATCAAGAACGAAAACATGAGCTCACAGCAGATGGATCCACATTGGCCATCACCAGGAAAACCCCTGCATGCTCTGCGTTGCTGATCCACATCTTGGATCCATTGATGATGTAATAGTCTTTATGTTTATCGGCACGTGTCTTCAGAGCAAAGGCATCGCTCCCCGACTCTGCTTCTGAGAGGCAGAAGCTTCCAACCTGTTGGGACAAGATgaaatgaaacactgaaaaacatgaCATCAAAATACAGCGCAGAGAAAtgacagccaatcaggagaCAGCATTAGTTTACATAACGAGGCCATCGAACAAAATCTGTGCGTCTTCTGATCAGAGTTGAATCACTATTTTAATCTGTGCCGCAAAACCAAAGTAGCGGTTTATAGGGGGAGACGGTGTGCCTTACTGCTCACCGTATCGGTCGACAGTCGGCTGAGGTACTGCTCTTTCTGAGCCGGTGTTCCTAGGTTGGCAAACAGAGTGTTGATCAGTGTGTTTTGGATGTCACAGAGAACAGCCACAGACGCGTCCACCTTCGCCAGCTCCTCAATGACCAGAATGGAGGAGAAGAACGAGGAGCCAGTGCCGTTATACTCTGGGTCAATCTCTATACCCATgagctgtacaaaaaaaaataaaaaaaatcaagatcaCTGGGTCAGATGGTTTACATGTAGCTGAAGATATGAAGatattttttgtcaattttatttcattcaaaaaaaaaaaaaaacaataaagttaagaaaaacaaacaaacataaaatctcaaattttgaatgaaaaggagcagaaagaagattaatCTTATAACATCTGCCcctctttaacaaaacaaaacagtacacttaattcaaaaacaatttaaattaaattaaattggctgcaggcaaacacagccactgGCAGCCCCCCCTTGTAAGTCCTCCTTACCAATTCATTATGCACAAAGTAtatcacaatacatttttattacagcattacgaagaaagaaaaaaaaaacagtatctcactgacatatttcctcatatttattcaacaaactggctttaatatttcttttaaatatcatgtttgattttgattcttcagtgtctctgttgAATCTCGGTTTATTAAAGATCTGTGTTCCTTTCAAACTATAACGGCTTTCCCTTTTCTCAAatctgttttggatgttttttggcAATGTTTCCGGATTAGCTTTAAACATAATTTGCAGAATACTGTAATCAACTAATTCAGGAAATGTCAACAACTTCAACTGAATGAATAGCGGGTTTGATGGATCTCTATACCGACTTCTACTGATGATTCTTacggctcttttttttttgcaaaatgaaaattGAATGGGTGAATGTTTTACTTCAACACAGTATGTGAGATATGGAAGAATCAATTAGTTATACATGAGGATTTACACACGGATGAGATACATACCCCTTGTTCAAAGAGAGACTTGATAACTTCCTCATCCATGGCAGAATTTTCATCCATCTTTGACACAAAAGGAGCAATGCGCTCTTGTGCGTATTTCTTCACTGTCAAAGGACAAGACACATGTTTAGTGTTTGAGGAAGCTCTGTAGCAGCAGTACACAGGATGCACAGCTCACCTGCTTCCCTCATCATGCTCTCTTCTTCTGAAAACGTCTGAAGGGGAGGAAAGGAGACGGACTGGTCTGAAGCCACATCTGGAGCCGGTCTGCTGGACAAGCTGCTCCTCCATCCAGCCTGGCATGGACCCCATGGTCTACAGATCTGTCTGCAAGACTGACAGCAAGAGagcaacacagaaaacagtTAAAGTCTCTATCTGCGTTTTCATGTAGCTACAATTTCAACAGGTTTGCTAGATATCCAGTTAGTGCCAAATTACTCGAGATTCGTCTGTGCTCCAAGCTACCTTTAGCCGTCTGTTAGCTACGAACTTCACCTCAAGGACCCAGCAATGTTACGTAACTCAAGGATAAACGATCGATACAGGAGGAAATGAATTAaaaccagataaaaaaaaaaaggcttttaaatgttaattattAAGGTATGACAATGACACCCCTCACCTTAGAGACAATCCTGACCAGCGGGGCAGCCATGATttgttataaaatgtgtttacatgtgatGCTACCTTTAAGGACGCGGTGAGCGAGTCGGACACCcggctatttttttttatgactgcgGACAAAGCCTAACAATCggcctattaaaaaaaaaaatgttgggtaaacacataaataaattaaagctgTCTGTCACACTGCTTTTAATAAGTATGTTCAGCCAAAAAGGAACGGATAGTGCTCTGTGTATGGAGGAATTAATTGGCGTATTaaatttacacattttcttttgagtACCGGAAGGCAACCGTGGCGTTTTACACCTTGGGTAAGCGGAAGTGTTCTcttgataattttttttttttagccggATAACTCATCCACGGAGCCCAAGTTTCACACGTTTTTCCCGCTTACCGACGACACAACTTTAATGCAGCAAGGTAATGCATGTGCAGGGCTTTGGATGGGGGTGTTTTTAACGATAGAAAAGCTTGTGTTAGGCGCGGCGTTAGCGTTAGCTCGGCGACAATAGCATCGTTGTTACCGATGAGCAAACATTAAATGACGCTACGTGTTAAGgtcttgttgtgtttaaaaGGGGCCAAATGGGAAagcagaaattattttttttttattaacatacTCCTTTCTCCCTGTAGGTCTTACACAGAAGAATATGGAAGAGATAAAGACCGAGCCTGTGGATTTTGTGAGGGAGTTTCAAGAATACCTGACGCAGCAAACGCAGCACGTCAACATGATTTCAGGCTCTGTGTGCGGAGAGGCAGGCGAGCCGCCGTACCAAGCAGGTGTGCAAGGTTATTGTTAATTCAGTGCACAAACTAAACCCTTAAaccacttctttttttccaactaTAAatctctgtatttgagtattaagtagtgttacgGATCAATCCACgtcccaatctcgacatttgagtacaaagtgttgacatttgaaacattgttagaaatgtgcccttctgtttgaaaaactctgAACGGCTGTGTGGAGTACAGTGTGACGTAGGAGTGAATTACTACGTCACCAAAtctataaaagcctcgtcactcggcgaagtgtgtgtgtgtgtgtgtgtgtgtgtgtgtgtgtgtgtgtgtgtgtgtgtgtgtgtgtgtgtgtgtgtgtgtgtgtgtgtgtgtgtgtgtgtgtgtgtgtgtgtgtgtgtgtgtgtgtgtgtgtgtgtgtgtgtgtgtgtgtgtgtgtgtgtgtgtgtgtgtgtgtgtgtgtgtggccaagTACATACtaaatctttcagtaggcagtacgtattatccgtgctgcatactgttagtacctactattcagtatgcacacacagtaggcagataattgtaaatgtaaatcaagtaaaaggcagattaaatagcaaaataacatacagtacataaagaaaagtacaaatgaaagacagtaatatacagaatataaaataaaccaataaagacgcatttaaatagttaaatcattatttaaatagaggggggaaaggttttataataatgcagacatttgttttattttctgttgttaattaaaagtagtgatttcagtcggcactttaactctagattagaaattgattcaattaatccacgctcgtttgttttcatttggaggcggacgcgggccctttccgaattgtcacagttcagtaggcagtacgtactgttcagtatggagtttcagtatactgaactttcgtggtcattcagtatgcattttttggctccacctcagtatactgaacatttcagtatggatactaacttccgggtttcatgcagtatggatcggatgcgtgctttcaggaaatgaattgtattttaccacccacaatgctgtgcgaaattacgtcacgtgcgcctccaaatgaaaacaaacgagcgtggattaatttaatacatttttaatctagaattaaagtcccgactgaaatcactactttaaattaacaacagaaaatataacaaatgtctgcattattataaaacctttcccaaaaaatagatgaaaattaataaacaaatgagaaaaaaataaaaaagccaatttcaatataatacacatttgactcGTTCGAAAAGGGATAGGAAGAGGCTTAGGCTTGTCAAGTCCTACCCCCATTCttcaccattaacaaatgcaaaatccaataaaataaactaaacggacaatacaaaaaaatactccaatcgagctattaagaaaaacaatagtatatcaagttgtgtatatgtatggaaaatcattggattgtaaatatcaaatatagtatcataaatatagtGTAGCAAATTGTGTATTATGTAGATtgtatatatatagagagattataaggaacacaggaatttaatttgataaatgttaattattgagctgtggaaaaggggtaggattaaataagttttatacttcttcctactccttttcaggcatatcaactgaatatatgtaatttgcttttttctttcttataatttgaacattgtttattgtttattgtatttttgtgcttttcattttgctttgtattttttatatgtttgattttatttgagaTGTCTGAAatgaattcaatcaatcaatcagtcaatcaaaaatagagttaatgtgtgttttggtttcagtTGCCCCCCGGAGCGAGCAGATTGGTCTCGACTCTGCGCCTGTGGAGGTGAACCTGCCGGTAGAGGATGGACCAGATGTACAGATGGACGGCCTGGAGAGGACCTGCGATGGGAAATACAAGTGCAGCTACTGTAATTATGCCAACAAGGGCATGGCTCGGTTAATAGAGCACATCCGCATCCACACGGGTCAGTGTCTCCTCTGCATTCTTTCACACATTACAGCTTCTGCAAAAAGCTTTTATCCATCAGGGAGAAGAGTTATATCTctattaagttatttttttgctgCGGGGTAGGAGTCAGATGAGAAACAGATTTTGTTTACACTTTCCACAACAAAGGTTCACTGTAAGTGATACATTCAGAAGGATATTTGTCAGAAAGCAAAACACAGCttgcaaatatatatatactctatatcaggggtgggcaactggcggcccgggggccacatgcggcccctatcaaccctcaatgtggccctcaggtcaattttgacatgaagaaaagatgacaaaatctgccatgaaatagTGAAAACCAGAactatgtccataataatatttgatcactggtatatgttgagataaatttgacacataattgactgtaatcgttttttgtattctaccATATGGCCTTCTg
The genomic region above belongs to Labrus bergylta chromosome 21, fLabBer1.1, whole genome shotgun sequence and contains:
- the acadsb gene encoding short/branched chain specific acyl-CoA dehydrogenase, mitochondrial, translating into MAAPLVRIVSKSCRQICRPWGPCQAGWRSSLSSRPAPDVASDQSVSFPPLQTFSEEESMMREAVKKYAQERIAPFVSKMDENSAMDEEVIKSLFEQGLMGIEIDPEYNGTGSSFFSSILVIEELAKVDASVAVLCDIQNTLINTLFANLGTPAQKEQYLSRLSTDTVGSFCLSEAESGSDAFALKTRADKHKDYYIINGSKMWISNAEHAGVFLVMANVDPSAGYRGITCFIVDRDTEGLEIGKKENKLGLRASSTCPLNFDNVKVPEKNILGQVGHGYKYAIGMLNEGRIGIAAQMIGLAQGCFDNTVPYTRQRVQFGKRIFDFQGMQHQIAHVATQLEAARLLTYNAARLKEAGRPFIKEACMAKYFTSEVATLTTSKCIEWMGGVGFTKDYPIEKYYRDCKIGTIYEGTTNVQLSTMAKFIDKEYDY